Proteins encoded in a region of the Lepidochelys kempii isolate rLepKem1 chromosome 24, rLepKem1.hap2, whole genome shotgun sequence genome:
- the KCNJ10 gene encoding ATP-sensitive inward rectifier potassium channel 10 isoform X1, whose product MTSAPKVYYSQTTQTDSRPLIGSGLRKRRVMTKDGRSNVRMEHIADKRFLYLKDLWTTFIDMQWRYKLLLFSATFAGTWFIFGVIWYLVALLHGDLLEFDPPANHTPCVMQVHTLTGAFLFSLESQTTIGYGFRYISEECPLAIVLLISQLVLTTIMEIFITGTFLAKIARPKKRAETIKFSQNAVVAQHNGKTCLMIRVANMRKSLLIGCQVTGKLLNTYLTKEGECVRLNQVNVDFHVDTASDSPFLILPLTFYHVVDDSSPLRDTALRTGEGDFELVVILSGTVESTSATCQVRTSYLPEEILWGYEFSPVISLSASGKYVADFSLFDQVVKVSPLCCVHETVRFGDPEKLKLEESFREKSEREGSPLSVRISNV is encoded by the coding sequence ATGACTTCCGCCCCCAAGGTGTACTACAGCCAGACCACCCAGACCGACAGCCGCCCCCTCATCGGCTCTGGCCTGCGCAAGCGGCGCGTGATGACCAAGGACGGCCGGAGCAATGTGCGGATGGAGCACATCGCTGACAAGCGGTTCCTCTATCTCAAGGACCTGTGGACCACCTTCATCGACATGCAGTGGCGCTACAAGCTGTTGCTCTTCTCCGCCACATTTGCCGGCACCTGGTTTATCTTCGGGGTGATCTGGTACCTGGTGGCCTTGCTGCACGGGGACCTACTGGAGTTCGACCCCCCGGCCAACCACACCCCGTGCGTCATGCAGGTGCACACACTGACTGGAGCATTCCTCTTCTCCCTGGAGTCCCAGACCACCATTGGCTACGGCTTCCGCTACATCAGCGAGGAATGCCCCTTGGCCATTGTACTGCTCATCAGCCAGCTGGTTCTCACCACCATCATGGAGATCTTCATCACTGGCACTTTCCTGGCCAAGATCGCCCGTCCCAAGAAGAGAGCTGAGACGATCAAGTTCAGCCAGAACGCGGTGGTAGCCCAACACAATGGCAAGACCTGCCTGATGATCCGGGTGGCCAACATGCGCAAGAGCCTGCTGATTGGCTGCCAGGTGACTGGCAAGCTGCTCAACACCTACCTCACCAAGGAAGGGGAGTGTGTCCGACTTAACCAGGTCAATGTGGACTTCCACGTGGACACGGCTTCTGACAGCCCCTTCCTCATCCTACCCCTCACCTTCTACCATGTGGTGGATGACTCCAGCCCCTTGCGGGACACGGCCCTGCGCACGGGCGAAGGAGACTTCGAGCTGGTGGTGATCCTCAGCGGCACGGTGGAGTCGACCAGCGCCACCTGCCAGGTGCGCACCTCCTACCTGCCTGAGGAGATCCTGTGGGGCTACGAGTTCAGCCCAGTCATCTCCCTCTCAGCCAGCGGCAAGTACGTGGCTGACTTCAGCCTGTTTGACCAGGTGGTCAAGGTGTCGCCTTTGTGCTGCGTCCACGAGACAGTGCGGTTCGGGGACCCCGAGAAGCTGAAGCTGGAGGAGTCCTTCCGGGAGAAATCAGAGCGGGAGGGCAGCCCCCTGAGCGTCCGCATCAGCAACGTCTGA
- the KCNJ10 gene encoding ATP-sensitive inward rectifier potassium channel 10 isoform X2: MTSAPKVYYSQTTQTDSRPLIGSGLRKRRVMTKDGRSNVRMEHIADKRFLYLKDLWTTFIDMQWRYKLLLFSATFAGTWFIFGVIWYLVALLHGDLLEFDPPANHTPCVMQVHTLTGAFLFSLESQTTIGYGFRYISEECPLAIVLLISQLVLTTIMEIFITGTFLAKIARPKKRAETIKFSQNAVVAQHNGKTCLMIRVANMRKSLLIGCQVTGKLLNTYLTKEGECVRLNQVNVDFHVDTASDSPFLILPLTFYHVVDDSSPLRDTALRTGEGDFELVVILSGTVESTSATCQVRTSYLPEEILWGYEFSPVISLSASGKEI; encoded by the exons ATGACTTCCGCCCCCAAGGTGTACTACAGCCAGACCACCCAGACCGACAGCCGCCCCCTCATCGGCTCTGGCCTGCGCAAGCGGCGCGTGATGACCAAGGACGGCCGGAGCAATGTGCGGATGGAGCACATCGCTGACAAGCGGTTCCTCTATCTCAAGGACCTGTGGACCACCTTCATCGACATGCAGTGGCGCTACAAGCTGTTGCTCTTCTCCGCCACATTTGCCGGCACCTGGTTTATCTTCGGGGTGATCTGGTACCTGGTGGCCTTGCTGCACGGGGACCTACTGGAGTTCGACCCCCCGGCCAACCACACCCCGTGCGTCATGCAGGTGCACACACTGACTGGAGCATTCCTCTTCTCCCTGGAGTCCCAGACCACCATTGGCTACGGCTTCCGCTACATCAGCGAGGAATGCCCCTTGGCCATTGTACTGCTCATCAGCCAGCTGGTTCTCACCACCATCATGGAGATCTTCATCACTGGCACTTTCCTGGCCAAGATCGCCCGTCCCAAGAAGAGAGCTGAGACGATCAAGTTCAGCCAGAACGCGGTGGTAGCCCAACACAATGGCAAGACCTGCCTGATGATCCGGGTGGCCAACATGCGCAAGAGCCTGCTGATTGGCTGCCAGGTGACTGGCAAGCTGCTCAACACCTACCTCACCAAGGAAGGGGAGTGTGTCCGACTTAACCAGGTCAATGTGGACTTCCACGTGGACACGGCTTCTGACAGCCCCTTCCTCATCCTACCCCTCACCTTCTACCATGTGGTGGATGACTCCAGCCCCTTGCGGGACACGGCCCTGCGCACGGGCGAAGGAGACTTCGAGCTGGTGGTGATCCTCAGCGGCACGGTGGAGTCGACCAGCGCCACCTGCCAGGTGCGCACCTCCTACCTGCCTGAGGAGATCCTGTGGGGCTACGAGTTCAGCCCAGTCATCTCCCTCTCAGCCAGCGGCAA GGAGATCTAA